In the genome of Lysobacter sp. BMK333-48F3, the window CGCGCGTTCGACATCCTGCCGCGCGGCTGGCCGGTCGCGGCGGTGACCCGCCAGCGCGACGCCGGCGACGCCGCGCACGCGGCCTGGCTGCGCGCCGATCCCGCCTACGTGCGCCCGGACATCAACGGCGCGCGCCTGCTCGCCTACGGCCAGGCGCTGGCGCTGAGCGAGCGCGACAGCGCCGCGCTGCTGCCGGCGCTGCGGCCGTTGTTCGGCGACGCCGGCTTTCCGATCGACGCGCCCAGCCCGACCCGCTGGTACCTGCGCCTGCCGCGCGAGGCGCGCCTGCCGCGGTTCGCCTCGCCGGAACAGGCGCTGGGCGAGGATCTGTTCCAGCACCTGCCCGAGGGCGAGGGCGCCGAAGGCCGGCGCTGGCGCAGCCTGCTCAGCGAGGCGCAGGTGGTGTTGCACAACCACCCGCACAACGCCCAGCGCATCGCCGCCGGGCTGGCGCCGATCAACTCGCTGTGGTTCTGGGGCGCCGGCGTGCTGCCCGACCATGTGCGCAGCGACTACGCGCAGGTGTTCAGCGACGACGAAGCGCTGACCGCGTTCGGCGCCCAGGCCGGCGTCGCCGCGCAGGCGCTGCCGCCGCGCTGGAGCGCGGGCGAGGGCGCCTGCCTGTTCGACCTGCGCGCGACCCGCGACCTGGCCATCGTCCAGCGCGACTGGCTGGAACCGATCGGCCAGGCCCTGGATGCCGGCGCGATCGAACGCGCGGTACTGGCCTTCGCCGACGGCGAGCGCTTCGAACTGGCGCGTTCGCAGCGCTGGCGCTTCTGGCGCAAGCCGCTGCGTTCGCTGTTGGACCCCGAGCCGGCGCAATGACGCCGGCCGCACGTCTGCGCCGCCGGCCGCCGAGCGAGAGCGGCGATTTTCCCGACAGCATTCCGCCGCTGCTGCAGCGGATCTACGCCGCGCGCGGCGCCACCGACGCGGCCCTCGCCCAGCCCAAGCTGACCCAGTTGCTGCCGCTCGACGGCCTGCTCGGGCTGGAGCGGGCTACCGAACTGTTGGCCGAGGCGATCGCCGCGCAACGCCATATCCTGGTGGTCGGCGATTTCGACTGCGACGGCGCCACCGCTTGCGCGGTCGGCGTGCGCGGGCTGCGCATGCTCGGCGCGCAACGGGTCTCGCACGCGGTGCCGAACCGGATCGTGCACGGCTACGGCTTGTCGCCGGCGCTGGTCGAGGAACTGGCGCCGCTGCAACCCGACCTGCTGGTCACCGTCGACCACGGCATCGCCTGCCACGCCGGCATCGCCGCGGCGCGCGCACGCGGCTGGCAGGTGCTGGTCACCGACCACCATCTGCCCGGCGAGCGCCTGCCCGAGGCCGACGCCATTGTCGACCCCAACCAGCCCGGCGACGGTTTCCCGAGCAAGATGCTGGCCGGCGTCGGAGTGATGTTCTACGTGCTGCTGGCGCTGCGCCGGCGCCTGCGCGAGGCCGGCGTCTTCGCCGACGGCAAGGGCCCGGACCTGAGCGTGCTGCTGGACCTGGTCGCGGTCGGCACGGTCGCCGACCTGGTGCCGCTGGACACCAACAACCGCGCCCTGGTCGCGGCCGGCCTGCGCCGCCTGCGCGCCGGCCAAGGCTGCGCCGGCCTGCGCGCGCTGATCGAAGTCTCGCAGCGCGACTACCGGCGGTTGACCGCGGCCGACATCGGCTACGCGGTCGGGCCGCGGCTCAACGCGGCCGGGCGCCTGGAAGACATGGCGCTTGGCATCGAATGTCTGCTCACCGACGATGCCGGCCAGGCGCGCGAGATCGCCGCGACCCTCAACGAGATCAACGCCGAGCGCCGCGCGGTGCAGCAGCAGATGACCGACGAGGCGCAGAGCGCGTTCGCCCGCGTCGCTCTCGACGCGGCCAGCGCGCCGCTGGCGGTGTGCCTGTACGACGCCGACTGGCACCCCGGCGTGGTCGGCCTGGTCGCCTCGAAGATGAAGGAACGCCTGCACCGGCCGGCGATCGCCTTCGCCCCGGCCGAGCCCGGCAGCGAC includes:
- a CDS encoding phosphoglycerate mutase, translated to MNSATVLLPARERYGGQRFGEAFGRRLGRADRQVEAADQAARAFDILPRGWPVAAVTRQRDAGDAAHAAWLRADPAYVRPDINGARLLAYGQALALSERDSAALLPALRPLFGDAGFPIDAPSPTRWYLRLPREARLPRFASPEQALGEDLFQHLPEGEGAEGRRWRSLLSEAQVVLHNHPHNAQRIAAGLAPINSLWFWGAGVLPDHVRSDYAQVFSDDEALTAFGAQAGVAAQALPPRWSAGEGACLFDLRATRDLAIVQRDWLEPIGQALDAGAIERAVLAFADGERFELARSQRWRFWRKPLRSLLDPEPAQ
- the recJ gene encoding single-stranded-DNA-specific exonuclease RecJ, encoding MTPAARLRRRPPSESGDFPDSIPPLLQRIYAARGATDAALAQPKLTQLLPLDGLLGLERATELLAEAIAAQRHILVVGDFDCDGATACAVGVRGLRMLGAQRVSHAVPNRIVHGYGLSPALVEELAPLQPDLLVTVDHGIACHAGIAAARARGWQVLVTDHHLPGERLPEADAIVDPNQPGDGFPSKMLAGVGVMFYVLLALRRRLREAGVFADGKGPDLSVLLDLVAVGTVADLVPLDTNNRALVAAGLRRLRAGQGCAGLRALIEVSQRDYRRLTAADIGYAVGPRLNAAGRLEDMALGIECLLTDDAGQAREIAATLNEINAERRAVQQQMTDEAQSAFARVALDAASAPLAVCLYDADWHPGVVGLVASKMKERLHRPAIAFAPAEPGSDQLRGSARSIPGFHIRDALADVAALHPELIERFGGHAMAAGLSLKREAFDAFRVAFEACAQRLLTPELLQADILSDGELQPAEFDRRHAECLRDGGPWGQGFPEPTFHAHCEVLNHRVLGEKHLKLTLRVEGRAEPLNAIQFNGWDGVPPPKHILVAFRLEPDDYRGGDAIQLNIVYRESV